From the genome of Thermogutta terrifontis, one region includes:
- the hemC gene encoding hydroxymethylbilane synthase, giving the protein MTTRRLRIGTRGSQLARWQAEWVREQLQRLGIEAELVLITTSGDRQQQWSVEALGTTGVFTKEIQQALLAGEIDLAVHSLKDLPTRPVPGLTIAAIPSRGPVADTLITRDGRSLMELPPSATVGTGSRRRAAQLLFHRPDLQIVPLRGNLDTRLRRLREGDFDGIVVAAAGLARLGRLSEATQNLTPDYLLPAPGQGALAIEAAESTPDVLEILARLNDSRTAAEVTAERTVLATLAAGCLAPVAAWARVVQGRLLLTARVLSPDGAEKLEVTCSGEISEPKRLGEKVGALLKAQGADRLVSMARAHPEKPAAED; this is encoded by the coding sequence ATGACCACCAGACGCCTGCGGATTGGCACGCGCGGCAGTCAACTAGCCCGATGGCAAGCTGAATGGGTTCGAGAGCAGCTCCAGCGGCTTGGAATTGAGGCTGAACTGGTTCTCATCACCACCAGTGGGGATCGCCAGCAGCAATGGTCGGTAGAAGCCCTGGGGACCACCGGGGTGTTCACCAAGGAAATCCAGCAGGCCCTGTTGGCGGGCGAAATCGATTTAGCCGTCCATAGCCTGAAAGATTTGCCCACCCGACCCGTGCCCGGCCTGACAATCGCTGCCATTCCATCCCGCGGACCGGTGGCAGACACGCTCATCACCCGGGATGGCCGCAGCCTCATGGAACTGCCCCCGAGTGCGACTGTCGGTACGGGAAGCAGACGGCGAGCAGCGCAGCTTCTCTTTCATCGTCCGGACCTCCAGATTGTGCCGCTTCGCGGAAACCTGGATACCCGTCTTCGCAGGCTCCGGGAAGGGGACTTTGACGGTATCGTGGTGGCAGCGGCAGGACTTGCTCGGCTGGGCCGTCTGAGCGAGGCCACTCAAAACCTTACCCCTGATTATCTTTTGCCGGCGCCGGGACAGGGCGCCCTCGCGATCGAGGCTGCGGAATCGACTCCCGATGTTCTGGAGATCCTGGCCCGACTCAATGATTCCCGTACCGCGGCCGAAGTGACTGCCGAGAGAACGGTCCTGGCCACTTTGGCTGCCGGATGTCTCGCTCCGGTCGCAGCATGGGCCCGTGTTGTGCAAGGTCGGCTCCTCCTCACGGCACGGGTACTTTCCCCGGATGGAGCCGAAAAGTTGGAGGTCACCTGTTCAGGTGAAATATCCGAACCAAAAAGACTCGGTGAAAAGGTTGGGGCTTTGCTGAAGGCCCAGGGGGCCGACCGCCTCGTGAGCATGGCTCGAGCCCATCCGGAAAAACCCGCCGCAGAAGATTGA